A stretch of the Acidimicrobiales bacterium genome encodes the following:
- a CDS encoding cbb3-type cytochrome c oxidase subunit I: LANYLVPLHIGAKEMAFPRLNALGYWLFLFGGLTMVSGFLTADGPAAFGWTAYAPLSEAIRSPAIGHDLWLLAIVLTGTGTITAAVNVIATVLAMRAPGMSMFRMPIFTWNMLVTSVLVLIAFPVLTSAAVMMLADRQLDAQIFNAEGGGQPILWQHLFWFFGHPEVYIVALPFFGIVTEVLAVFSSRPVFGYRGLVLATFAIASLSVGVWGHHMFTTGAAATGYFSGLSLLIAVPTGVKFFNWIGTMWGGRLRFPTPMLFAIGFLLLFVIGGVTGVMLALPALDFQLHDSYFVVAHMHYVMFGGSAFGLFAGLYHWFPKATGRLLHEGWGRLHFAMTFVGFNVTFLVQHVLGAEGMPRRVADYLPEDGFTTLNRISTVGALIMAASVLPLGWNVWRSLRRGELAGDDPWEGQTLEWATTSPPPPHNFDTLPPIRSNRPVWDLRHPPEDGEGGR; the protein is encoded by the coding sequence CTGGCCAACTACCTGGTGCCCCTGCACATCGGGGCCAAGGAGATGGCCTTCCCCCGGTTGAACGCCCTGGGCTACTGGCTGTTCCTGTTCGGGGGCCTCACCATGGTGTCGGGCTTCCTCACCGCCGACGGCCCGGCCGCCTTCGGGTGGACGGCCTACGCCCCGCTGTCGGAGGCCATCCGCAGCCCGGCCATCGGCCACGACCTGTGGCTGCTGGCCATCGTCCTCACCGGCACCGGGACCATCACCGCGGCGGTGAACGTGATCGCCACCGTGCTGGCCATGCGGGCCCCGGGCATGTCCATGTTCCGCATGCCCATCTTCACCTGGAACATGCTCGTCACCAGCGTGCTGGTCCTGATCGCCTTCCCGGTGCTGACCTCGGCGGCGGTGATGATGCTGGCCGACCGCCAGCTCGACGCCCAGATCTTCAACGCCGAGGGCGGGGGCCAGCCCATCCTGTGGCAGCACCTGTTCTGGTTCTTCGGCCACCCCGAGGTGTACATCGTGGCCCTGCCGTTCTTCGGCATCGTCACCGAGGTGCTGGCCGTCTTCTCGTCCCGCCCGGTCTTCGGCTACCGGGGCCTGGTGCTGGCCACCTTCGCCATCGCCTCCCTGTCGGTGGGGGTGTGGGGCCACCACATGTTCACCACCGGCGCCGCCGCCACCGGCTACTTCTCCGGCCTGTCGCTGCTGATCGCCGTGCCCACGGGGGTGAAGTTCTTCAACTGGATCGGCACCATGTGGGGCGGTCGCCTGCGGTTCCCCACGCCCATGCTGTTCGCCATCGGCTTCCTGCTGCTGTTCGTGATCGGCGGGGTCACCGGGGTGATGCTGGCCCTGCCGGCCCTGGACTTCCAGCTCCACGACTCGTACTTCGTGGTGGCCCACATGCACTACGTGATGTTCGGGGGGTCGGCCTTCGGCCTCTTCGCCGGCCTCTACCACTGGTTCCCGAAGGCCACGGGCCGGCTCCTGCACGAGGGCTGGGGCCGGCTCCACTTCGCCATGACCTTCGTCGGCTTCAACGTCACCTTCCTGGTCCAGCACGTGCTGGGGGCCGAGGGCATGCCCCGGCGGGTGGCCGACTACCTGCCCGAGGACGGCTTCACCACCCTCAACCGGATCTCCACGGTGGGAGCCCTGATCATGGCCGCCTCGGTGCTGCCCCTCGGGTGGAACGTGTGGCGCAGCCTGCGCCGGGGCGAGCTGGCCGGCGACGACCCGTGGGAGGGCCAGACCCTGGAGTGGGCCACCACCTCCCCGCCCCCGCCCCACAACTTCGACACCCTGCCCCCCATCCGCTCCAACCGGCCGGTGTGGGACCTGCGCCACCCGCCCGAGGACGGCGAGGGGGGCCGATGA
- a CDS encoding cytochrome c oxidase subunit 4: MSDDEAVTAPNVAEEEGQRDDAGRSEGAAHAGWATQARLFGTVGAFIVAIAVLYWFVSYEHAGATLLALAAVVALMTAAYVAWPRGGHAAEGGGEDGGRRDAHQPGHDPHDGVWFPEASIWPFAVGAAMALVVNGLLLGRWLVIPAGVFLAWAVAGLIRQGRHRI, encoded by the coding sequence ATGAGCGACGACGAGGCCGTCACCGCCCCCAACGTGGCCGAGGAGGAGGGCCAGCGCGACGACGCCGGGCGCTCGGAGGGGGCGGCCCACGCCGGGTGGGCCACCCAGGCCCGCCTGTTCGGCACGGTCGGCGCCTTCATCGTGGCCATCGCCGTCCTCTACTGGTTCGTGTCCTACGAGCACGCCGGCGCCACGCTGCTGGCCCTGGCCGCGGTGGTGGCCCTCATGACCGCGGCCTACGTGGCCTGGCCCCGGGGCGGGCATGCGGCGGAGGGCGGGGGCGAGGACGGCGGCCGGCGCGACGCCCACCAGCCGGGCCACGACCCCCACGACGGGGTGTGGTTCCCCGAGGCCAGCATCTGGCCCTTCGCCGTCGGGGCGGCCATGGCCCTGGTGGTCAACGGCCTGCTCCTGGGCCGCTGGCTGGTGATCCCGGCGGGGGTCTTCCTGGCCTGGGCCGTCGCCGGCCTGATCCGCCAGGGCCGCCACCGGATCTGA
- a CDS encoding ubiquinol-cytochrome c reductase cytochrome b subunit, with protein MARDHLVTRRVARWLDQRLGSAKLARTALGKVFPDHWSFLIGEIALYAFVVLLVTGVYLTFFFDPSIEEVVYRGSYEPLRGVEMSQAYASALDISFDVRAGLVMRQIHHWAALLFLAAMVVHLMRVFFTGAFRRPRELNWIIGITLLILSIFNGFAGYSLLDDQLSGTGLRIAYSITLSIPLVGTWLASFLFGGEFPGPDIINRLYVIHILLLPALIIVLLTAHLGLVVRHKHTQFGGRGRTERNVVGEPVWPRFAFKSIGLMLLTAAVLAALGGLAQINPVWLYGPFEPANVSAASQPDWYMAWLDGALRVFPPWEARAFGYTVPNPFFPAVLLAGGTFALLYLWPFLEARFTSDTLEHHLLDRPRNRPVRTSLGAATVAFYTVLSLSASTDVVAVTFGTSVNGVLVAFRVACLVVPPVVGLTTYRLCRELQLRDEAAGMAPPERPRIRWELLRVWEWHARRRARAAPTDP; from the coding sequence ATGGCCCGCGACCACCTCGTCACCCGCCGGGTCGCCCGCTGGCTCGACCAGCGGCTGGGCTCGGCCAAGCTGGCCCGCACCGCCCTGGGCAAGGTCTTCCCGGACCACTGGTCGTTCCTGATCGGCGAGATCGCCCTCTACGCCTTCGTGGTCCTCCTGGTCACCGGCGTGTACCTCACGTTCTTCTTCGATCCCAGCATCGAGGAGGTCGTGTACCGGGGCAGCTACGAGCCGCTGCGGGGCGTGGAGATGAGCCAGGCCTACGCCTCGGCCCTGGACATCAGCTTCGACGTGCGGGCCGGGCTGGTCATGCGCCAGATCCACCACTGGGCCGCCCTGCTGTTCCTGGCCGCCATGGTCGTCCACCTCATGCGGGTGTTCTTCACCGGCGCCTTCCGGCGCCCCCGCGAGCTCAACTGGATCATCGGCATCACCCTGCTGATCCTGTCCATCTTCAACGGCTTCGCCGGCTACTCACTGCTGGACGACCAGCTCTCGGGCACGGGGCTCCGCATCGCCTACTCGATCACCCTGTCCATCCCCCTGGTGGGCACGTGGCTGGCCTCGTTCCTCTTCGGCGGCGAGTTCCCCGGGCCCGACATCATCAACCGGCTCTACGTCATCCACATCCTGCTGCTGCCGGCCCTGATCATCGTGCTGCTGACCGCCCACCTGGGCCTGGTGGTGCGCCACAAGCACACCCAGTTCGGGGGCCGGGGACGCACCGAGCGCAACGTGGTGGGCGAGCCGGTCTGGCCCCGGTTCGCCTTCAAGTCGATCGGGCTCATGCTGCTGACCGCGGCCGTGCTGGCCGCCCTGGGGGGCCTGGCCCAGATCAACCCGGTGTGGCTCTACGGGCCCTTCGAGCCGGCCAACGTGTCGGCCGCCTCCCAACCCGACTGGTACATGGCCTGGCTGGACGGGGCCCTGCGGGTCTTCCCCCCGTGGGAGGCCCGGGCCTTCGGCTACACCGTGCCCAACCCCTTCTTCCCGGCCGTGCTGCTGGCCGGGGGGACGTTCGCCCTGCTCTACCTGTGGCCCTTCCTGGAGGCCCGCTTCACCTCCGACACCCTCGAGCACCACCTGCTCGACCGCCCCCGCAACCGGCCGGTGCGGACCTCGCTGGGCGCCGCCACCGTGGCCTTCTACACCGTGCTCAGCCTCTCGGCCTCCACCGACGTCGTGGCCGTCACCTTCGGCACCTCGGTGAACGGGGTGCTGGTGGCCTTCCGGGTGGCCTGCCTGGTGGTGCCGCCCGTGGTCGGGTTGACCACCTACCGGCTGTGCCGCGAGCTCCAGCTCCGGGACGAGGCGGCCGGCATGGCCCCGCCCGAGCGGCCCCGCATCCGGTGGGAGCTGCTGCGGGTGTGGGAGTGGCACGCCCGCCGCCGCGCCCGAGCCGCCCCCACCGACCCCTGA
- a CDS encoding Rieske 2Fe-2S domain-containing protein translates to MTGSDADDPEAPRGCLGCSGDGPPPPATGPADGPGADPHAARRAEVAVATGFLASTAGAIGLAVVYWRGGQPQLEGLFLALALGGLGLGFVLWSRRFMPHQPVVEARHPIASTEEEIDRFRDEFEQGEVILTRRKLLVRTAGLAVGALGAALLFPLRSLGPRPGKGLKETPYGRGVYLVTADNQRVRAEDVNRDGVLTVFPEVAADPEEAEEPPRPEHQADSSTLLIRPSGTPRPQRGRDGWTVDGLVAYSKLCTHVGCPVGLYQADTHLLLCPCHQSTFDVLDGARPVFGPATRPLPQLPIGLDAEGYVVAEGDFAAPPGPGFWDRDR, encoded by the coding sequence GTGACCGGCTCCGACGCCGACGACCCGGAGGCGCCGCGGGGTTGCCTGGGTTGCTCGGGCGACGGGCCGCCCCCGCCCGCCACCGGTCCCGCGGACGGGCCCGGGGCCGACCCCCACGCCGCCCGCCGGGCCGAGGTGGCCGTGGCCACCGGCTTCCTGGCCAGCACGGCGGGGGCCATCGGCCTGGCCGTCGTCTACTGGCGCGGTGGCCAGCCCCAGCTCGAGGGGCTCTTCCTGGCCCTGGCCCTGGGCGGCCTGGGGCTGGGCTTCGTCCTCTGGTCCCGCCGGTTCATGCCCCACCAGCCGGTGGTCGAGGCCCGCCACCCCATCGCCTCCACCGAGGAGGAGATCGACCGCTTCCGCGACGAGTTCGAGCAGGGCGAGGTCATCCTCACCCGCCGGAAGCTGCTGGTGCGCACCGCCGGCCTGGCCGTCGGCGCCCTGGGCGCGGCGTTGCTGTTCCCCCTCCGCTCCCTGGGGCCGAGGCCCGGGAAGGGCCTCAAGGAGACGCCCTACGGCCGCGGCGTCTACCTGGTGACGGCGGACAACCAGAGGGTGCGGGCCGAGGACGTGAACCGGGACGGGGTGCTCACCGTGTTCCCCGAGGTGGCGGCCGACCCCGAGGAGGCGGAGGAGCCGCCCCGGCCCGAGCACCAGGCCGACAGCTCCACCCTCCTGATCCGGCCCAGCGGGACGCCCCGCCCCCAGCGGGGCCGGGACGGCTGGACGGTCGACGGCCTGGTGGCCTACTCCAAGCTGTGCACCCACGTGGGCTGCCCGGTCGGCCTCTACCAGGCCGACACCCACCTGCTGCTGTGCCCGTGCCACCAGTCGACCTTCGACGTGCTCGACGGGGCCCGCCCCGTCTTCGGCCCCGCCACCCGGCCCCTCCCCCAGCTGCCCATCGGCCTCGACGCCGAGGGCTACGTGGTGGCCGAGGGGGACTTCGCCGCCCCGCCCGGGCCCGGGTTCTGGGACCGCGACCGCTGA
- a CDS encoding c-type cytochrome, with protein MARARRLRRAPGPWRLPVVVGLAAVATGLALAGTSAAAPTAGPARQGPEPDLVAEGRALYRTSCVSCHGVEGAGQRAPDGALRGPSLEDVGPAGAYYQLTSGRMPIGNPDDLPQRKEPAYSPEEIEALLAYIDTITEGPPVPEVDPESGDVAAGGTLYRENCQSCHSATGAGGALSYGNAAPPLGPPDARQIGAAVRAGPDPMPRFGPDLLTDQQLDDLIAYVEYLDDPDDRGGLALGRLGPIPEGFLIWVGGLGLLLVAAFWMGTRRRDAPRVDPEPPGDEADPGTAGVDAGGNAPLARAADGERDGP; from the coding sequence GTGGCCCGGGCCCGCCGCCTGCGCCGTGCCCCCGGCCCGTGGCGCCTGCCGGTCGTGGTGGGGCTGGCCGCGGTGGCCACCGGCCTGGCCCTGGCCGGCACCTCGGCCGCGGCCCCGACGGCGGGGCCGGCCCGGCAGGGGCCGGAGCCCGACCTGGTGGCCGAGGGCCGGGCCCTGTACCGCACCAGCTGCGTGAGCTGCCACGGCGTCGAGGGCGCCGGGCAGCGGGCTCCCGACGGCGCCCTCCGCGGCCCGTCGCTGGAGGACGTGGGCCCGGCCGGGGCCTACTACCAGCTCACCAGCGGCCGCATGCCCATCGGCAACCCCGACGACCTGCCGCAGCGCAAGGAACCCGCCTACTCGCCGGAGGAGATCGAGGCCCTCCTGGCCTACATCGACACCATCACCGAGGGCCCACCGGTCCCCGAGGTCGACCCCGAGTCCGGCGACGTGGCCGCCGGGGGCACCCTCTACCGGGAGAACTGCCAGTCGTGCCACTCGGCCACCGGGGCTGGCGGGGCCCTCAGCTACGGCAACGCCGCGCCGCCCCTCGGGCCGCCCGACGCCCGCCAGATCGGCGCCGCCGTCCGGGCCGGGCCCGACCCGATGCCCCGGTTCGGCCCCGACCTCCTCACCGACCAGCAGCTCGACGACCTCATCGCCTACGTCGAGTACCTGGACGACCCCGACGACCGGGGCGGCCTGGCCCTCGGGCGCCTGGGGCCCATCCCCGAGGGCTTCCTGATCTGGGTGGGAGGCCTCGGCCTCCTGCTGGTCGCCGCCTTCTGGATGGGGACGCGGCGCCGCGACGCGCCCCGGGTCGATCCCGAGCCCCCCGGCGACGAGGCCGACCCCGGCACCGCCGGCGTCGACGCCGGAGGCAACGCCCCCCTGGCCCGGGCCGCCGACGGTGAACGGGACGGGCCGTGA
- a CDS encoding cytochrome c oxidase subunit 3, protein MVGVDTAADPAPAGEPTPLPSRQPGDGPGRRPSILGVGVVVWLSSELMFFAGLFGTYFTLRAGTATWPPPEVHLDVPRTAAATAVLVASSATMHLAVLAAERGDRRGLARGLVATAALGGLFLANLVLEYRELEFTISDHAYGSIFYLMTGFHGLHVLGGIAFMVGALGLVTGRTQAPPGPPVAVCGYYWHFVDAVWIAMFATLYLVR, encoded by the coding sequence GTGGTCGGCGTCGACACCGCGGCCGATCCGGCACCGGCCGGGGAGCCGACCCCTCTGCCGAGCCGCCAGCCGGGCGACGGGCCGGGCCGGCGGCCCTCCATCCTCGGCGTCGGGGTGGTGGTGTGGCTCTCCTCGGAGCTGATGTTCTTCGCCGGCCTGTTCGGCACCTACTTCACCCTGCGGGCCGGCACCGCGACGTGGCCCCCGCCCGAGGTCCACCTCGACGTCCCCCGCACGGCGGCGGCCACCGCCGTGCTCGTCGCCTCCAGCGCCACCATGCACCTGGCGGTGCTGGCCGCCGAGCGGGGCGACCGCCGGGGCCTGGCCCGGGGCCTGGTGGCCACCGCCGCCCTGGGTGGGCTCTTCCTGGCCAACCTGGTCCTCGAGTACCGCGAGCTGGAGTTCACCATCTCCGACCACGCCTACGGGTCGATCTTCTACCTGATGACCGGCTTCCACGGCCTGCACGTGCTGGGCGGCATCGCCTTCATGGTCGGGGCGCTGGGGCTCGTCACCGGGCGCACCCAGGCGCCGCCGGGGCCGCCGGTGGCGGTGTGCGGCTACTACTGGCACTTCGTCGACGCGGTGTGGATCGCCATGTTCGCCACCCTGTACCTGGTCCGCTGA
- a CDS encoding cytochrome c oxidase assembly protein, producing the protein MVAALPAPSAGTLLDPAPDPAFLVLALLLAGGYAGLARARARRHPERPGAPGRSWAFGAGVAVLVVATQSGLGRYDTALFSLHMVQHLLLGMVAPLLLALGAPVTVALQGAPRGGQVALLRVLRHPVARLLTHPLVAWSVFSFSLFALYFTPLLDLSLRHDLVHTAVHLHFVASGFLFCWSVLGVDADRRRTPHAVRLLAVALTIPLHALLGLALQAGADRPLAPEVYRAAGRAWGGSAAADQRTGAAVLWGLGELWGVTLVLLVVGAWMGADTRRQAREDQTRAS; encoded by the coding sequence GTGGTGGCCGCCCTCCCCGCCCCCTCGGCGGGCACCCTGCTGGACCCGGCGCCCGACCCCGCCTTCCTGGTCCTGGCCCTGCTGCTGGCCGGGGGCTACGCCGGCCTGGCCCGGGCCCGGGCCCGGCGCCACCCCGAGCGGCCCGGCGCCCCGGGCCGTTCCTGGGCCTTCGGGGCCGGCGTGGCCGTGTTGGTGGTGGCCACCCAGTCGGGCCTGGGCCGCTACGACACGGCCCTGTTCAGCCTGCACATGGTGCAGCACCTCCTGCTGGGCATGGTCGCCCCCCTGCTGCTGGCCCTCGGCGCGCCGGTGACGGTGGCCCTCCAGGGGGCGCCCCGGGGGGGCCAGGTCGCCCTCCTGCGCGTGCTCCGCCACCCGGTGGCCCGGCTCCTCACCCACCCCCTGGTGGCCTGGTCGGTGTTCAGCTTCAGCCTCTTCGCCCTCTACTTCACGCCGCTGCTCGACCTGTCGCTGCGCCACGACCTGGTCCACACCGCCGTGCACCTCCACTTCGTGGCGTCCGGCTTCCTGTTCTGCTGGTCGGTGCTGGGGGTCGACGCCGACCGGCGGCGCACGCCCCACGCCGTCCGCCTCCTGGCCGTCGCCCTCACGATCCCCCTCCACGCCCTGCTGGGCCTGGCCCTCCAGGCCGGGGCCGACCGGCCCCTGGCGCCCGAGGTCTACCGGGCGGCCGGACGGGCCTGGGGCGGCTCGGCGGCCGCCGACCAGCGCACCGGGGCCGCCGTCCTGTGGGGGCTGGGCGAGCTGTGGGGTGTGACCCTGGTGCTGCTGGTGGTGGGGGCGTGGATGGGCGCCGACACGAGGCGCCAGGCCCGCGAGGATCAGACCCGGGCGTCGTAG
- a CDS encoding DUF4214 domain-containing protein, whose translation MRTTKHLIATLTIALAMAVAAPLLPGAPAGAAPPAATHAGLVATDPVDTTPHVLDGRTEAVLDLGPRVIVGGTFTQVKRYNQPATLGRSYLFAYDKATGAVDTAFVPQPNGRVSALLLAPDGGVLVSGQFTAIGGRAVPYVAKLDPVTGAAAAGFAPTPDGMVYDMHLANGHLYLGGTFSRVGGATRTNFAVVDPASGAVRGGADVAFAAAPRGSTRVTRFDVTPDGRRLVAIGSFARVGGQARPNVAMLDLAVGGGATVRNWSTTQFRDGVCGSFWDTITYDVDISPDGRYFVIVTTGGPGGTSRLCDSATRWEIGATGTAQPTWRNYTGGDSLTSVAVTGAAVYVAGHQRWLDNPRGVDSKGPGATDRQGIGALDPATGRTLSWNPGRERGLVAPRLVPTAQGLYVLSDSSQFGGEWHPRLTYLPLPGTAPPPPPAEPTVTPSAPGTPVVTQATATTARLSWAAPAAAGTSALAGYRVTVRVGSGETVAAVLEKGTAGATTLTGMTPGRLYRFSVAARNASGYGPESSLSGAALTPFATLDAFTDRQVRDVLGRPANAGERASWEEALAGGTATPGELVDALLDGTDTIPAITRLYSAYYLRLPDTSGLNYWLGRARAGTSLRSISQFFASAPEFSHRYGRLSNRDFVQLVYRNVLDRAPDASGLAYWTRQLDRGASRGSTMVGFSESAEYRGDTRATTEVVATYQALLRRAPAYGEIGAWEPALRSGTPRAALVEAILALPAYDARV comes from the coding sequence ATGCGCACCACCAAGCACCTCATCGCCACCCTGACCATCGCCCTGGCGATGGCCGTCGCCGCCCCCCTGCTGCCCGGGGCCCCGGCCGGGGCCGCCCCTCCGGCCGCCACCCACGCCGGCCTGGTCGCCACCGACCCGGTCGACACCACGCCCCACGTCCTCGACGGCCGCACCGAGGCCGTCCTCGACCTCGGCCCCCGGGTCATCGTGGGCGGCACCTTCACCCAGGTGAAGCGGTACAACCAGCCGGCCACCCTGGGCCGCTCGTACCTCTTCGCCTACGACAAGGCCACCGGCGCCGTCGACACCGCCTTCGTCCCCCAGCCCAACGGCCGGGTCAGCGCCCTGCTCCTCGCCCCCGACGGCGGGGTGCTGGTCTCGGGCCAGTTCACCGCCATCGGGGGCCGGGCCGTGCCCTACGTGGCCAAGCTCGACCCCGTCACCGGGGCCGCGGCCGCCGGCTTCGCCCCTACGCCCGACGGCATGGTCTACGACATGCACCTGGCCAACGGGCACCTGTACCTGGGAGGCACGTTCTCCCGGGTCGGGGGGGCGACCCGCACCAACTTCGCGGTGGTCGACCCGGCCTCCGGCGCCGTCCGGGGCGGGGCCGACGTGGCCTTCGCCGCCGCCCCCCGGGGCTCCACCCGCGTCACCCGCTTCGACGTCACCCCCGACGGGCGGCGGCTGGTGGCCATCGGCAGCTTCGCCCGGGTGGGCGGGCAGGCCCGGCCCAACGTGGCCATGCTGGACCTGGCCGTCGGCGGCGGGGCCACGGTGCGCAACTGGAGCACCACCCAGTTCCGCGACGGCGTGTGCGGCTCGTTCTGGGACACCATCACCTACGACGTCGACATCTCGCCCGACGGGCGCTACTTCGTGATCGTCACCACCGGCGGCCCCGGCGGCACCTCACGGCTGTGCGACAGCGCCACCCGCTGGGAGATCGGCGCCACCGGCACGGCCCAGCCCACCTGGCGCAACTACACCGGGGGCGACAGCCTGACCTCCGTGGCCGTCACCGGCGCGGCGGTGTACGTGGCCGGCCACCAGCGCTGGCTCGACAACCCCCGAGGGGTCGACAGCAAGGGCCCGGGCGCCACCGACCGCCAGGGCATCGGCGCCCTCGACCCGGCCACCGGCCGGACCCTCTCGTGGAACCCGGGACGGGAGCGGGGCCTCGTGGCCCCCCGCCTGGTGCCCACCGCCCAGGGCCTCTACGTCCTGAGCGACTCGTCGCAGTTCGGGGGCGAGTGGCACCCCCGCCTCACCTACCTGCCGCTGCCCGGCACCGCCCCGCCCCCACCCCCGGCCGAGCCCACCGTGACCCCGTCGGCCCCGGGCACGCCGGTGGTGACCCAGGCCACCGCCACCACCGCCAGGCTGTCGTGGGCCGCGCCGGCCGCCGCCGGCACGTCGGCCCTGGCCGGCTACCGGGTCACCGTCCGGGTCGGCTCGGGCGAGACCGTGGCGGCCGTGCTGGAGAAGGGCACCGCCGGGGCGACGACCCTCACGGGGATGACCCCCGGCCGCCTCTACCGCTTCTCGGTGGCGGCCCGCAACGCCTCCGGCTACGGCCCCGAGTCGAGCCTGTCGGGCGCGGCCCTCACCCCGTTCGCCACCCTCGACGCCTTCACCGACCGCCAGGTCCGCGACGTCCTGGGCCGGCCCGCCAACGCCGGCGAGCGGGCCTCCTGGGAGGAGGCCCTGGCCGGCGGCACCGCCACCCCGGGGGAGCTGGTCGACGCGCTCCTCGACGGCACCGACACGATCCCGGCCATCACCCGCCTCTACTCCGCCTACTACCTGCGACTGCCCGACACCTCCGGCCTGAACTACTGGCTCGGGCGGGCCCGGGCCGGCACGTCGCTGCGCAGCATCTCCCAGTTCTTCGCCTCGGCGCCGGAGTTCAGCCACCGGTACGGGCGGCTGAGCAACCGGGACTTCGTCCAGCTCGTCTACCGCAACGTGCTCGACCGGGCCCCCGACGCCTCCGGCCTGGCCTACTGGACCCGCCAGCTCGACCGGGGGGCCAGCCGGGGCAGCACCATGGTCGGCTTCTCGGAGTCGGCCGAGTACCGGGGCGACACCCGGGCCACCACCGAGGTCGTGGCCACCTACCAGGCCCTCCTGCGCCGGGCGCCGGCGTACGGGGAGATCGGTGCCTGGGAGCCGGCGCTGCGGAGCGGCACCCCCCGGGCCGCGCTGGTCGAGGCCATCCTGGCCCTGCCCGCCTACGACGCCCGGGTCTGA
- the guaB gene encoding IMP dehydrogenase — MGETERPARDQGGPLAGRPGRFPDVPEAASGQPPKFAKEGLTFDDVLLVPAASSVVPTEVSTRTRLTPRVELAVPIVSAAMDTVTEGRLAITMARLGGLGIIHRNLSIEGQVAEVDKVKRSQSGMIVDPVTLPPDAPVSRALELMAHYRISGVPITDAAGRLVGLLTNRDLRFVEDVDQNVDRPIAEVMRTEPLYTAPPGTTLEQAKALLWQHRVEKLPVVDDEGVLRGLITVKDIKKRTQYPDSTHDEKGRLRCGAALGVGGDSLERAAALVDAGVDVLVVDTAHGHSQGVVDAVKVIKDRHGAQVDVIAGNVATGEATEALLDAGADAVKTGIGPGSICTTRVVAGVGVPQVTAIYDCAVAAARRGATVIADGGLQSSGDVAKAIAAGADVVMLGSLLAGVDESPGEVVFDQGQRYKEYRGMGSIGAMKARSYSKDRYFQGDVTEAEKLVPEGIEGRVAYKGPVANVVYQLVGGLRAAMGYCGTATVPELKERARFVRISGAGLRESHPHDVQITANAPNYGTWG, encoded by the coding sequence ATGGGAGAGACCGAGCGCCCCGCCCGCGACCAGGGAGGGCCGCTCGCCGGCCGTCCCGGCCGCTTCCCCGACGTGCCCGAGGCGGCGTCGGGCCAGCCCCCCAAGTTCGCCAAGGAGGGCCTCACCTTCGACGACGTGCTGCTGGTGCCGGCGGCGTCGTCGGTGGTCCCGACCGAGGTCTCGACCCGCACCCGCCTCACCCCCCGCGTCGAGCTGGCCGTGCCCATCGTCTCGGCGGCCATGGACACCGTCACCGAGGGCCGGCTGGCCATCACCATGGCCCGCCTGGGCGGCCTGGGGATCATCCACCGCAACCTCTCCATCGAGGGCCAGGTGGCCGAGGTCGACAAGGTCAAGCGCTCGCAGTCGGGGATGATCGTCGACCCCGTCACCCTCCCGCCCGACGCCCCGGTGTCCCGGGCCCTGGAGCTGATGGCCCACTACCGCATCTCGGGGGTGCCCATCACCGATGCCGCCGGGCGCCTGGTCGGCCTGCTCACCAACCGGGACCTGCGCTTCGTGGAGGACGTGGACCAGAACGTGGACCGCCCCATCGCCGAGGTGATGCGGACCGAGCCGCTCTACACCGCTCCCCCGGGCACGACGCTGGAGCAGGCCAAGGCCCTGCTGTGGCAGCACCGGGTGGAGAAGCTGCCGGTGGTCGACGACGAGGGGGTGCTGCGGGGCCTCATCACCGTCAAGGACATCAAGAAGCGCACCCAGTACCCGGACTCCACCCACGACGAGAAGGGGCGGCTGCGCTGCGGGGCCGCCCTCGGCGTGGGCGGTGACTCCCTCGAGCGGGCCGCGGCCCTGGTCGACGCCGGGGTCGACGTGCTGGTGGTGGACACCGCCCACGGCCACTCCCAGGGCGTGGTCGACGCCGTGAAGGTCATCAAGGACCGCCACGGCGCCCAGGTCGACGTCATCGCCGGCAACGTGGCCACCGGGGAGGCCACCGAGGCCCTCCTCGACGCCGGCGCCGACGCGGTGAAGACCGGCATCGGCCCCGGGTCGATCTGCACCACCCGGGTGGTGGCGGGGGTGGGCGTGCCCCAGGTGACGGCCATCTACGACTGCGCGGTGGCCGCCGCCCGCCGGGGGGCGACGGTGATCGCCGACGGGGGGCTCCAGTCCTCGGGCGACGTGGCCAAGGCCATCGCCGCCGGAGCCGATGTGGTGATGCTGGGCAGCCTCCTGGCCGGGGTCGACGAGTCGCCGGGCGAGGTCGTCTTCGACCAGGGCCAGCGCTACAAGGAGTACCGGGGCATGGGCTCCATCGGGGCCATGAAGGCCCGCTCGTACTCCAAGGACCGCTACTTCCAGGGCGACGTCACCGAGGCCGAGAAGCTGGTGCCCGAGGGCATCGAGGGCCGGGTGGCCTACAAGGGCCCGGTGGCCAACGTGGTGTACCAGCTGGTCGGCGGCCTGCGGGCCGCCATGGGCTACTGCGGCACCGCCACCGTGCCGGAGCTGAAGGAGCGGGCCCGGTTCGTGCGCATCAGCGGCGCCGGCCTGCGCGAGAGCCACCCCCACGACGTGCAGATCACTGCCAACGCCCCCAACTACGGCACCTGGGGCTGA